From the Pyxidicoccus trucidator genome, one window contains:
- a CDS encoding F0F1 ATP synthase subunit epsilon, with the protein MAKLTVEIVTPEKRILSVQADEAVVPGGRGLFGVRPGHTPFLSLMEPGPLTLIDGGRRESYFVAGGFVEVGNDKVLVLADAAEPVAGIDVEGARRRMAEAQERMKGLSAEDARFELEQATVRREAARIGAASVARG; encoded by the coding sequence ATGGCCAAGCTGACCGTGGAGATTGTTACCCCTGAGAAGCGCATCCTGTCGGTGCAGGCCGACGAGGCCGTCGTCCCCGGCGGCCGGGGCCTGTTCGGCGTGCGCCCGGGCCACACCCCGTTCCTGTCGCTGATGGAGCCGGGTCCGCTGACGCTCATCGACGGTGGCCGACGCGAGTCCTACTTCGTCGCGGGCGGCTTCGTGGAGGTGGGCAACGACAAGGTGCTGGTGCTCGCCGACGCGGCCGAGCCCGTGGCCGGCATCGACGTGGAGGGCGCCCGCCGCCGCATGGCCGAGGCGCAGGAGCGCATGAAGGGCCTGTCCGCCGAGGACGCGCGCTTCGAGCTGGAGCAGGCCACGGTGCGCCGCGAGGCGGCCCGCATCGGCGCCGCCAGCGTCGCCCGCGGCTAG
- the atpD gene encoding F0F1 ATP synthase subunit beta has translation MSAQVPTAGRVIQVLGPVVDVEFPPGGLPEVYTALRVTNPNLGAEQDNLVLEVAQHLGENTVRTIAMDSTEGLGRGMSVRNMGSPIQVPVGKATLGRILNVTGDPVDEMGPVKATEYWSIHRAPPPFTEQDVRVQMFETGIKVIDLLAPYTRGGKIGLFGGAGVGKTVLLQELIRNVAVERGGFSVFAGVGERTREGNDLYHEMQDTGVIKTDNLEASQAVLVYGQMNEPPGARARVALSALTMAEYFRDVDGRDVLLFVDNIFRFTQAGSEVSALLGRIPSAVGYQPTLATEMGSLQERITSTTKGSITSVQAIYVPADDLTDPAPATAFAHLDATTVLNRSIAELAIFPAVDPLDSTSRILDPAVIGAEHYGVARKVQGILQRYKELQDIIAILGMDELSEDDKLVVARARKIQRFLSQPFFVAKVFTGKDGRYVKLQDTIQGFKEIADGKHDDIPEGAFYMTGSIDEVVENARKLAAS, from the coding sequence ATGAGCGCTCAAGTTCCGACGGCAGGCAGAGTCATCCAGGTCCTCGGCCCCGTGGTCGACGTCGAGTTCCCGCCCGGCGGGCTGCCCGAGGTCTACACGGCCCTGAGGGTCACCAACCCCAACCTGGGCGCCGAGCAGGACAACCTCGTGCTCGAGGTGGCGCAGCACCTGGGCGAGAACACGGTGCGCACCATCGCCATGGACTCCACCGAGGGCCTGGGCCGCGGCATGTCCGTGCGCAACATGGGCTCCCCCATCCAGGTGCCGGTGGGCAAGGCGACCCTGGGCCGCATCCTGAACGTCACCGGTGACCCGGTGGACGAGATGGGCCCCGTGAAGGCGACGGAGTACTGGTCCATCCACCGCGCGCCCCCGCCCTTCACGGAGCAGGACGTGCGCGTGCAGATGTTCGAGACGGGCATCAAGGTCATCGACCTGCTCGCCCCGTACACCCGCGGTGGCAAGATTGGCCTGTTCGGCGGCGCCGGCGTGGGCAAGACGGTGCTCCTGCAGGAGCTCATCCGCAACGTGGCCGTGGAGCGCGGTGGCTTCTCGGTGTTCGCCGGCGTGGGCGAGCGCACCCGCGAGGGCAACGACCTGTACCACGAGATGCAGGACACGGGCGTCATCAAGACCGACAACCTGGAGGCCTCCCAGGCGGTGCTCGTGTACGGCCAGATGAACGAGCCGCCCGGAGCCCGCGCCCGCGTGGCCCTGTCCGCGCTCACCATGGCGGAGTACTTCCGCGACGTGGACGGCCGCGACGTGCTCCTCTTCGTGGACAACATCTTCCGCTTCACGCAGGCCGGCTCCGAGGTGTCCGCCCTCCTGGGCCGCATCCCCAGCGCCGTGGGTTACCAGCCCACGCTCGCCACGGAGATGGGCAGCCTCCAGGAGCGCATCACCTCCACCACCAAGGGCTCGATTACCTCCGTGCAGGCCATCTACGTGCCCGCCGACGACCTGACGGACCCGGCGCCCGCGACGGCCTTCGCCCACCTCGACGCGACGACGGTGCTCAACCGCTCCATCGCCGAGCTCGCCATCTTCCCCGCCGTGGACCCGCTGGACTCCACCAGCCGCATCCTCGACCCGGCCGTCATCGGCGCCGAGCACTACGGCGTGGCCCGCAAGGTCCAGGGCATCCTCCAGCGGTACAAGGAGCTGCAGGACATCATCGCCATCCTCGGCATGGACGAGCTCTCCGAGGACGACAAGCTGGTGGTGGCGCGCGCCCGCAAGATCCAGCGCTTCCTGTCGCAGCCCTTCTTCGTGGCCAAGGTCTTCACGGGCAAGGACGGCCGCTACGTGAAGCTCCAGGACACCATCCAGGGCTTCAAGGAGATCGCCGACGGCAAGCACGACGACATCCCCGAGGGCGCCTTCTACATGACGGGCTCCATCGACGAGGTCGTCGAGAACGCCCGGAAGCTCGCGGCATCCTGA
- the atpG gene encoding ATP synthase F1 subunit gamma, protein MASLRDIRKRIRSVKNTRQITKAMKMVSAAKLRKAQDAILAARPYATMLDQIIADLSARSGGENLTHPLLVARPVKKVELVLLTSDRGLAGGFNSNVIRRANRFLYENTALERIQLATVGRKGNDFFRNRGQAIRKDFGGLYQRLNYRAAADIAEELVASYLNGEVDAVHMVYNEFVTAITQKVSVVQLLPLQTLGAADQAPAEGAPALVDFKYEPDRQAVLDRLVPQAVNIKLYRALLESVASEHGARMSAMENATSNASDMIGSLTLTYNRTRQAVITKELMEIVSGAEALK, encoded by the coding sequence ATGGCGTCCCTTCGTGACATTCGCAAGCGCATCCGCTCGGTGAAGAACACGCGGCAGATCACCAAGGCGATGAAGATGGTGTCCGCCGCGAAGCTCCGGAAGGCGCAGGACGCCATCCTCGCCGCGCGCCCCTACGCGACGATGCTGGACCAGATCATCGCGGACCTGTCGGCGCGCTCCGGTGGGGAGAACCTCACCCACCCGCTGCTCGTGGCCCGCCCGGTGAAGAAGGTGGAGCTGGTCCTGCTCACCTCGGACCGTGGCCTCGCCGGCGGCTTCAACTCCAACGTCATCCGCCGCGCCAACCGCTTCCTCTACGAGAACACCGCGCTGGAGCGCATCCAGCTCGCCACGGTGGGCCGCAAGGGCAACGACTTCTTCCGCAACCGCGGCCAGGCCATCCGCAAGGACTTCGGCGGCCTCTACCAGCGCCTGAACTACCGCGCCGCCGCGGACATCGCCGAGGAGCTGGTCGCCAGCTACCTCAATGGCGAGGTGGACGCCGTCCACATGGTCTACAACGAGTTCGTCACCGCCATCACCCAGAAGGTCTCGGTGGTGCAGCTGCTGCCGCTGCAGACGCTCGGTGCCGCGGACCAGGCCCCCGCCGAGGGCGCCCCCGCGCTGGTGGACTTCAAGTACGAGCCGGACCGCCAGGCGGTGCTGGACCGGCTGGTGCCCCAGGCCGTCAACATCAAGCTCTACCGCGCGCTGCTGGAGAGCGTGGCCAGCGAGCACGGCGCCCGCATGAGCGCCATGGAGAACGCCACCTCCAACGCGTCCGACATGATCGGCAGCCTGACGCTCACCTACAACCGCACCCGTCAGGCGGTCATCACCAAGGAGCTGATGGAGATTGTCTCCGGCGCCGAGGCGCTGAAGTAA
- a CDS encoding response regulator, whose protein sequence is MPASSGPLLIVEDDADIREALQGYLELQGYEVRAASNGKEALKYLETPPRPSLILLDMALPVMDGHRVLTARKANATLAGVPVIILSAGMAAMNPRDRAVYAANYDVAAFLKKPVEPRLLLEVIERFSLKSSGAQAGTSP, encoded by the coding sequence ATGCCAGCCTCCAGCGGACCCCTGCTCATCGTCGAGGACGACGCGGACATCCGGGAGGCCCTCCAGGGGTACCTGGAGCTCCAGGGCTACGAGGTGCGCGCCGCGAGCAACGGGAAGGAGGCGCTCAAGTACCTGGAGACGCCGCCGCGCCCCTCGCTCATCCTGCTCGACATGGCCCTGCCCGTCATGGACGGCCACCGGGTGCTGACGGCGCGCAAGGCGAACGCGACGCTGGCCGGGGTGCCCGTCATCATCCTGTCGGCGGGCATGGCGGCGATGAACCCGCGAGACAGGGCCGTGTACGCGGCCAACTACGACGTGGCGGCCTTCCTCAAGAAGCCGGTGGAGCCCCGGCTGCTGCTGGAGGTCATCGAGCGCTTCTCGCTGAAGTCGTCCGGAGCCCAGGCGGGCACGTCACCCTGA
- a CDS encoding SanA/YdcF family protein: protein MKPVGASRVWVRRGLLALVVFGLGLLALSHLVRVSYEDRIVPLAGAPEAPVALVFGAGLAPGAVPSPVLAQRLDAAIALWKQGKVQAVLVSGDQSKPFHHETRAMRRYLLERGVPESVVQGDEAGLSTYDSCLRAYTVFGAKRALLVTQRFHLSRALFIANSVGIDAWGVAADEGRSTPWRYTVRETLSRVLALAMVLLEVEPVYPSGRAALPQR, encoded by the coding sequence ATGAAGCCAGTCGGTGCGAGCAGGGTGTGGGTGCGCAGGGGCCTCCTCGCGCTGGTCGTGTTCGGCCTGGGCCTGCTTGCCCTCTCGCACCTCGTGCGGGTGAGCTACGAGGACCGCATCGTCCCGCTGGCGGGAGCGCCCGAGGCCCCCGTGGCCCTCGTCTTCGGCGCGGGGCTGGCGCCGGGCGCGGTGCCCTCACCGGTGCTCGCCCAGCGGCTGGACGCGGCCATTGCCCTGTGGAAGCAGGGGAAGGTGCAGGCGGTGCTGGTGAGTGGGGACCAGTCGAAGCCCTTCCACCACGAGACGCGGGCCATGCGGCGCTACCTGCTGGAGCGCGGCGTGCCCGAGTCGGTGGTGCAGGGAGACGAGGCGGGGCTGTCCACGTACGACAGCTGCCTGCGGGCGTACACCGTGTTCGGGGCGAAGCGGGCGCTGCTCGTCACGCAGCGCTTCCACCTGTCGCGGGCGCTGTTCATCGCCAACTCGGTGGGCATCGACGCGTGGGGCGTGGCGGCGGACGAGGGGCGCTCGACACCCTGGCGGTACACGGTGCGCGAGACGCTGTCCCGGGTGCTGGCGCTGGCCATGGTGCTGCTGGAGGTGGAGCCCGTCTACCCCTCCGGCCGCGCGGCGCTCCCGCAGCGCTGA
- a CDS encoding histone H1-like repetitive region-containing protein: MHEWLEALRKLAKAASPGVPADEVRRAETECGVPFPEELGALYEALNGGEFSGDVQLFPLHGPEGAPSVLEKSRLKLVGLPAAGVWRIGLKGLHRHLFTARKSAMVEQGDGGGPLPGWVEALGDEEWVYGTWDGEKQELRMYRSLKDMLDVLVPPAEVESFGERTFARAMNAVLQGALSGAEAGDGEGEEEASPFEKADTEEGAAGAGEEDTGEVRELAYEYDEYSAGKRDEERPFGARKPKPEAKKPVRPIGEGRAAKVKPVGRAEPRSEAMGGAGVLLPSGGAEAPASEKAAPVGSEAPAVPPSAPKKAAAKKARAEAKAPATERARVESAPVTEVTTGTPAAEPAAREAATAKPATAKKVAAKKAPAGPAAEKVVTAPTAAAKTAPASKTVAATTKAAAKKAPAKKAAAKKGAGTPAARKATAKKAAAKKAPAKKVAPVKKAVAKKAPAKKVAPVKKAAAKKAPAKKTAAKKAAAKKPVAKKAAAKKPVAKKAAAKKAPAKKVPTKKGARALGR; encoded by the coding sequence ATGCACGAGTGGTTGGAGGCACTGCGGAAGTTGGCGAAGGCAGCGTCACCGGGTGTCCCCGCGGACGAGGTCCGCCGGGCCGAGACGGAGTGCGGTGTCCCATTCCCCGAGGAGCTTGGTGCCCTGTACGAGGCCCTCAATGGCGGGGAGTTCAGCGGTGATGTGCAGCTCTTCCCCCTGCATGGGCCCGAGGGGGCGCCGAGCGTCCTGGAGAAGTCCCGGCTCAAGCTGGTGGGCCTTCCCGCCGCGGGTGTGTGGCGCATTGGCCTGAAGGGGCTCCACCGTCACCTCTTCACCGCGCGAAAGTCCGCGATGGTGGAGCAGGGAGATGGGGGAGGGCCGCTGCCCGGCTGGGTCGAGGCGCTGGGTGACGAGGAGTGGGTCTACGGCACCTGGGACGGCGAGAAGCAGGAGCTGCGGATGTACCGCTCGCTGAAGGACATGCTCGACGTGCTCGTCCCTCCGGCGGAGGTGGAGAGCTTCGGTGAGCGCACCTTCGCGCGCGCGATGAACGCCGTCCTCCAGGGCGCGCTGTCCGGCGCCGAGGCTGGTGACGGAGAGGGCGAGGAGGAGGCAAGTCCGTTCGAGAAGGCCGACACGGAGGAGGGAGCGGCCGGTGCCGGGGAGGAGGACACGGGGGAGGTGCGCGAGCTCGCGTACGAGTACGACGAGTACTCGGCCGGCAAGCGCGACGAAGAGCGGCCCTTCGGTGCGAGGAAGCCCAAGCCGGAGGCCAAGAAGCCGGTGCGCCCCATCGGCGAGGGGCGAGCCGCGAAGGTGAAGCCCGTGGGCCGCGCGGAGCCTCGCTCCGAGGCCATGGGTGGCGCGGGTGTCCTGCTCCCCAGTGGTGGTGCGGAGGCTCCCGCGAGTGAGAAGGCCGCGCCCGTGGGCTCGGAGGCCCCGGCGGTGCCGCCCTCCGCTCCGAAAAAGGCCGCCGCGAAGAAGGCCCGCGCGGAGGCGAAGGCGCCCGCCACGGAGAGGGCCCGCGTGGAGTCTGCTCCCGTCACGGAGGTGACCACCGGGACACCCGCTGCCGAGCCTGCCGCGCGGGAGGCTGCGACCGCGAAGCCCGCTACGGCGAAGAAGGTCGCCGCGAAGAAGGCGCCTGCTGGTCCTGCGGCGGAGAAGGTCGTTACGGCACCCACTGCTGCTGCGAAGACCGCTCCCGCGAGCAAGACCGTGGCGGCTACCACCAAGGCTGCGGCGAAGAAGGCTCCTGCGAAGAAAGCCGCCGCGAAGAAGGGCGCGGGCACGCCGGCAGCACGCAAGGCCACAGCGAAGAAGGCCGCAGCGAAGAAGGCGCCTGCGAAGAAGGTTGCCCCGGTGAAGAAGGCCGTAGCGAAGAAGGCGCCTGCGAAGAAGGTTGCCCCGGTGAAGAAGGCCGCAGCGAAGAAGGCGCCTGCGAAGAAGACTGCGGCGAAAAAGGCTGCGGCGAAGAAGCCGGTCGCGAAGAAGGCTGCGGCGAAGAAGCCGGTCGCGAAGAAGGCTGCGGCGAAAAAGGCTCCTGCGAAGAAGGTTCCCACGAAGAAGGGAGCCAGGGCTCTCGGTCGTTGA
- a CDS encoding CotH kinase family protein: MGRGAGWWMVSIVGLLACGPGVPEALNGGISDPDDVHQELPPDRPRDTATDAGPVTSEEDAGTSPAASDGGAPGTDAGVGGSQPDAGTPDAGPRPVPVGQFPPVQSTVPTFALELSPEDLEKLEADPSSNVSVPCTVTLEGVRVPGRMRYRGASTRDLPQKSYKIELDPGHELGDRDHFELLASWFDGGKLTEKFAVDLYRALGLPVPKARYARVSVNGEHQGLYLDMEHVGKDWLKHHRRERDASIYRCGHRNCELTLRPGPHQSNFEKKTNEDTGREDLTAFLAWVNRSDDARFEEELEQRVDVEAYLGNLAADALISNNIIEDSRSFWVHELHADRWTYVPWDLNNARMLYWRTWNPLSTPVVDRWPQSFTLYDPAVQDIFETRVATRPEQRPTWSVLATRVWDRPALRARVLAKLEAALEGPFSEDKALAHIDALWKVVEPELKNDPHASAEHLRRARQFLRDYVRGRREYLLKKLETLRVHGSGPLVIREVTTGGSGYVELYNRGSGALDLSAYEVTSDLRATARYRLSSGTLGPGQAVRLLASGDISRGPLHLPFTLSRNGGEVGVFSRERRSEETGKPVLYGPEDAVWYGPLPAGTVYGRKSGGASEDFERRTP; this comes from the coding sequence ATGGGTCGTGGAGCGGGATGGTGGATGGTGAGCATCGTGGGCCTGCTGGCGTGCGGCCCAGGCGTACCCGAGGCACTGAACGGCGGCATTTCCGACCCAGACGATGTGCACCAGGAACTCCCTCCGGACCGTCCCAGGGACACGGCCACCGATGCGGGCCCGGTGACGTCTGAGGAGGACGCGGGGACCTCCCCGGCGGCCTCCGATGGAGGCGCTCCCGGAACGGATGCGGGTGTTGGAGGCTCGCAGCCGGACGCGGGCACGCCCGATGCGGGTCCGCGTCCCGTCCCCGTGGGCCAGTTCCCACCGGTGCAGTCGACCGTGCCGACCTTCGCGCTGGAGCTGTCTCCGGAGGACCTGGAGAAGCTGGAGGCGGACCCGTCCTCGAACGTGTCCGTCCCGTGCACGGTGACCCTGGAAGGAGTGCGGGTGCCGGGGCGCATGCGCTACCGCGGCGCGAGCACGCGCGACCTGCCGCAGAAGAGCTACAAAATCGAGCTGGACCCCGGCCACGAGCTGGGAGACCGGGACCACTTCGAGCTGCTCGCGAGCTGGTTCGACGGCGGCAAGCTGACGGAGAAGTTCGCGGTGGACCTGTACCGCGCCCTGGGGCTGCCCGTGCCGAAGGCCCGCTATGCGCGAGTCAGCGTGAATGGCGAGCACCAGGGGCTGTACCTGGACATGGAGCACGTGGGGAAGGACTGGCTCAAGCACCATCGGCGCGAGCGAGATGCCTCCATCTACCGCTGCGGCCACCGCAACTGCGAGCTGACGCTCCGGCCCGGCCCCCACCAGAGCAACTTCGAGAAGAAGACGAACGAGGACACCGGCCGCGAGGACCTGACGGCCTTCCTCGCCTGGGTGAACCGGAGCGACGACGCACGCTTCGAGGAGGAGCTGGAGCAGCGGGTGGACGTGGAGGCGTACCTGGGCAACCTGGCGGCGGACGCGCTCATCTCCAACAACATCATCGAGGACTCGCGCAGCTTCTGGGTGCACGAGCTGCACGCGGACCGGTGGACGTACGTGCCGTGGGATTTGAACAACGCGCGGATGCTCTACTGGCGCACGTGGAACCCGCTGTCGACGCCCGTGGTCGACCGGTGGCCGCAGTCCTTCACGCTGTACGACCCGGCGGTGCAGGACATCTTCGAGACGCGCGTGGCGACTCGGCCCGAGCAGCGCCCCACGTGGAGCGTGCTGGCGACGCGCGTGTGGGACCGGCCGGCGCTGCGGGCGCGGGTGCTCGCGAAGCTGGAGGCCGCGCTGGAAGGCCCCTTCTCCGAGGACAAGGCGCTGGCCCACATCGACGCGCTGTGGAAGGTGGTGGAGCCGGAGCTGAAGAACGACCCGCACGCGTCCGCCGAGCACCTGCGGCGCGCGCGCCAGTTCCTCCGGGACTACGTGCGCGGCCGGCGCGAGTACCTCCTGAAGAAGCTGGAGACACTGCGGGTGCACGGGAGCGGGCCGCTGGTCATCCGCGAGGTGACGACGGGGGGCTCGGGGTACGTGGAGCTGTACAACCGGGGCAGCGGCGCGCTGGACCTGAGCGCCTACGAGGTGACGAGCGACCTGCGGGCCACGGCGCGGTATCGGCTGTCTTCGGGGACGCTCGGGCCCGGGCAAGCTGTGAGGTTGCTGGCGAGCGGCGACATCTCCCGGGGACCGCTGCACCTGCCCTTCACGCTGTCGCGCAACGGGGGCGAGGTGGGGGTGTTCAGCCGGGAGCGGCGCTCGGAGGAGACGGGGAAGCCGGTGCTCTACGGGCCGGAGGATGCCGTCTGGTACGGGCCGCTGCCCGCCGGGACAGTGTACGGGCGCAAGAGCGGAGGGGCCAGTGAGGACTTCGAGCGGCGCACGCCGTGA
- a CDS encoding thioredoxin family protein has product MAHPVSYEGTAENFDQLVMEPKGELVVVDFWGDGCPNCDIYAAAEPMLLSELEGAPMRVVKVNAYQYEDLAKRFGLFGIPTFLLFRDGKLIGKMSQYYGKEYWLGVIRDHLPKA; this is encoded by the coding sequence ATGGCACATCCCGTGAGCTACGAGGGAACGGCGGAGAACTTCGACCAGCTGGTCATGGAGCCGAAGGGCGAGCTGGTGGTGGTGGACTTCTGGGGAGACGGCTGCCCGAACTGCGACATCTACGCGGCCGCCGAGCCCATGCTGCTGTCGGAGCTGGAGGGTGCGCCGATGCGCGTGGTGAAGGTGAACGCGTACCAGTACGAGGACCTGGCGAAGCGCTTCGGCCTCTTCGGGATTCCGACGTTCCTGCTGTTCCGCGACGGGAAGCTCATCGGGAAGATGAGCCAGTACTACGGCAAGGAGTACTGGCTCGGCGTCATCCGGGACCATCTGCCGAAGGCGTAG
- a CDS encoding NACHT domain-containing protein: protein MFEVLVTVKAVSKLLQVGMAAWDAFKEEGIGSKEVTALRLATDLLGDLGGNSSGQLSDMAALHFGVIAQCFGHALGRQWAFNRQLAPSGFRLFMGREQRERADEIDLRVKLAVSALPKFGGPSLLQAGDLPPSVDGVRDAAAIGEPLATPYYRALWDAFSNPKLDEGGIPLLDLEKGRLGFERDFLLAYQQVLASPEGQKLQRYVAGVVGDYRVRMLRELLLRDMAEWGERHTFGNMERRDRPPDDPIPFMPLAKMYIEPAARLAKKEQQEEAPRKPVLSLIEQWLGSSKTNVVVVRADFGMGKSLTARSLAQRLALRFLETRTPSPETEIPVFIRCAEDLTDEGVDLDEFVRRAWKREAGELDLKLKLDDPALEPPGRTQRALFILDGLDEVILGERRLESFFQRIKDEASEHHRFIVFSRPGALPAEQELEGIPVLEILPWTEPQIADWLEAWRGLNGGAGPTPQELEARNLGELARTPILLFMVAQTWGGQSREVGASRAALYEEFFWQIARGKHEADRRGHKNVFEASDKLHQHLVSMDLVARGTVPPDAMLWLMGRVAWEATKLDQRQMLEPGRKAEVLTKHGITSLLVDELKVEKSAAETIDAIQVGLLLTLQAHLRAGESSQLLFGHKSFREFLVARYWADRLKAIARASSRDWEDVEAPLLGGRLLSREDRTFEFLIEMLDGAAHPKRTAAPFGLTESERRSLLGWAQMRFESEVPLLPAESSRGTRGRHPSLREDRSPWLREAALAIGSTLKGSPGLKQHDKLTLRSMLAWFWMMRVGPIIIARKAQLVGALMPDNTLRGADFREAHLEGANFSRTNFRAVPSGGSLPTSFVRAHLDGASLMNAELSGCNFDAASLREAGLAGAVMDGAVFVGANLDAAELTDASAVHAVFDGANLRGTLFGDSNLAGASFVGADLAGASLTGANLTGAVLERALLRGAFYDSNTQWPDGFDPDAAGALQVNYDE, encoded by the coding sequence ATGTTCGAAGTGTTGGTGACCGTCAAGGCTGTCAGCAAGCTCCTCCAGGTGGGAATGGCCGCATGGGATGCCTTCAAGGAAGAGGGCATCGGCAGCAAGGAAGTCACTGCGCTACGTCTGGCGACGGACCTGCTGGGAGACCTGGGAGGAAATAGCTCCGGTCAGCTCTCGGACATGGCGGCCCTGCACTTTGGCGTCATTGCACAGTGCTTCGGCCACGCGCTCGGGCGGCAGTGGGCGTTCAACAGGCAGTTGGCGCCTAGTGGGTTTCGGCTCTTCATGGGCAGGGAGCAGCGGGAACGGGCGGATGAGATCGACCTTCGGGTGAAGCTTGCCGTCAGCGCGCTTCCGAAGTTTGGGGGGCCTTCCCTGCTACAGGCGGGAGACTTGCCCCCGAGTGTGGATGGGGTGCGAGATGCGGCCGCCATCGGCGAGCCCTTGGCGACTCCGTATTACAGGGCGCTCTGGGACGCCTTCTCCAACCCGAAGCTGGACGAGGGAGGAATCCCGCTGCTCGACTTGGAGAAGGGGCGACTGGGGTTCGAGCGTGACTTCCTCCTTGCCTATCAGCAGGTGCTGGCATCACCGGAAGGTCAGAAGCTCCAGCGGTATGTGGCTGGCGTGGTTGGCGACTACCGCGTGCGCATGCTGCGCGAGCTGCTCCTGCGCGACATGGCCGAATGGGGCGAGCGCCACACCTTTGGCAACATGGAGCGGCGCGACCGGCCGCCAGATGACCCCATTCCGTTCATGCCGCTCGCGAAGATGTACATCGAGCCTGCTGCCCGTCTCGCGAAGAAGGAACAGCAGGAGGAGGCGCCACGGAAGCCTGTGCTTTCCCTGATCGAACAGTGGCTTGGTTCTTCGAAGACGAATGTCGTCGTTGTGCGTGCAGACTTCGGAATGGGGAAGTCGCTTACGGCGCGGTCACTGGCGCAGCGGCTCGCCCTGCGGTTCCTGGAGACGCGAACCCCGTCTCCTGAGACGGAGATACCGGTCTTCATCCGATGCGCCGAAGACTTGACCGACGAAGGGGTCGATCTTGACGAGTTCGTACGCAGAGCGTGGAAACGCGAGGCTGGTGAGCTGGATCTGAAGCTGAAGCTCGACGACCCTGCTCTTGAGCCCCCAGGTCGCACACAGCGAGCTCTCTTCATCCTCGACGGGTTGGATGAGGTCATCCTCGGAGAGCGGCGGCTGGAGTCGTTCTTTCAGCGCATCAAGGACGAGGCCTCGGAGCACCACCGTTTCATCGTCTTCTCTCGTCCCGGTGCGCTCCCTGCGGAGCAGGAACTGGAGGGCATTCCGGTGCTTGAGATCCTGCCGTGGACCGAACCGCAGATTGCCGACTGGCTCGAAGCGTGGCGTGGCCTGAATGGAGGTGCTGGGCCAACCCCTCAAGAGCTTGAAGCCAGAAACTTGGGCGAGCTGGCCAGGACGCCCATTCTCCTCTTCATGGTTGCGCAGACCTGGGGGGGCCAGTCCCGCGAGGTGGGCGCAAGCCGCGCTGCTCTTTACGAGGAGTTCTTCTGGCAGATTGCGCGGGGAAAGCATGAGGCAGACCGCAGGGGGCACAAGAACGTCTTCGAGGCCTCCGATAAGCTTCATCAACACTTGGTGAGCATGGACCTGGTCGCGCGGGGAACCGTGCCACCGGATGCCATGTTGTGGCTCATGGGGCGCGTGGCCTGGGAAGCCACGAAGCTCGACCAGCGCCAGATGCTCGAACCCGGGCGCAAAGCGGAGGTTCTCACGAAGCACGGCATCACGAGCCTCCTCGTCGATGAATTGAAGGTGGAGAAGAGTGCGGCTGAGACCATCGATGCAATCCAGGTGGGCCTGCTGCTGACGCTCCAGGCTCACTTGCGCGCCGGGGAGTCGAGCCAACTCCTCTTCGGTCACAAGTCCTTCCGGGAGTTCCTGGTGGCTCGCTACTGGGCGGACAGGCTGAAGGCCATTGCCAGGGCCTCATCACGAGATTGGGAGGACGTTGAAGCTCCGCTGCTGGGAGGACGACTGCTCAGCCGTGAGGACCGGACGTTTGAGTTCCTGATTGAGATGCTGGACGGGGCTGCCCACCCGAAACGCACAGCAGCTCCTTTCGGCCTGACGGAGTCCGAGCGCCGCTCTCTGCTGGGGTGGGCTCAGATGCGCTTCGAGTCGGAGGTGCCCCTGCTGCCAGCCGAGTCCTCACGTGGGACACGTGGCCGTCACCCTTCGCTGCGAGAGGACAGGAGCCCCTGGTTGCGTGAGGCGGCGCTTGCCATCGGGAGCACGCTGAAGGGCAGCCCCGGCCTGAAACAGCATGACAAGCTGACCCTTCGGTCGATGCTCGCCTGGTTCTGGATGATGCGAGTCGGCCCCATCATCATCGCGCGCAAAGCGCAGTTGGTGGGTGCCTTGATGCCAGATAACACCTTGAGAGGTGCTGACTTCCGTGAGGCCCATCTGGAAGGTGCCAACTTTTCACGAACCAACTTCAGGGCAGTTCCCAGCGGAGGTAGCCTTCCCACGAGTTTCGTTCGAGCACATCTCGATGGCGCCTCGCTGATGAATGCGGAGCTCTCGGGATGTAATTTCGATGCGGCGTCCCTCCGTGAAGCGGGGCTCGCCGGGGCGGTGATGGACGGCGCTGTCTTTGTCGGAGCGAATCTCGATGCCGCAGAGTTGACTGATGCCTCTGCGGTTCATGCTGTGTTCGACGGGGCAAACCTGCGAGGAACCTTGTTTGGGGACAGTAACCTAGCAGGTGCCTCATTTGTCGGTGCCGACTTAGCAGGGGCCTCCTTGACGGGCGCCAACCTCACCGGGGCCGTGCTCGAACGAGCGCTGTTGCGTGGTGCTTTCTATGACAGCAACACCCAATGGCCCGATGGGTTCGACCCAGATGCAGCGGGCGCCTTGCAGGTCAACTACGACGAATGA